One part of the Salvelinus fontinalis isolate EN_2023a chromosome 4, ASM2944872v1, whole genome shotgun sequence genome encodes these proteins:
- the mtch2 gene encoding mitochondrial carrier homolog 2, which produces MADTCGQVLLGSGLTVLSHPLMYIKVLVQVGHEPLPPSLGRNLFGRQVYQLPGLFAYAKHIIKIDGKAGLFNGLAPRLCAGTIGTLVHSRVLQRCQDAGKYEVSGTSQKAEEGSLQHVVNETTKEMIARSCATIVTHPFHVITLRCMVQFIGRETKYSGVFDSIVTVYKNEGVLGFFAGLIPRLLGDVLSLWICNMLAHFINTYAIDDSMSHTGEIKNCSQAVTGFLASMLTYPFVLVSNLMAVNDCGLAGGLPPYASIYPTWVDCWSHLSLEGNMSRGNSLFFRKLPVGKTYAIDQKRFF; this is translated from the exons ATGGCGGACACGTGTGGCCAAGTACTTCTGGGGTCTGGATTAACGGTCCTTTCCCACCCCCTCATGTACATCAAAGTTCTAGTTCAG GTTGGCCAtgaacctctccctccctcccttggaAGAAACCTGTTTGGTAGACAAGTGTACCAGCTGCCTGGATTGTTTGCCTATG CGAAGCACATCATAAAGATTGATGGCAAGGCAGGTCTCTTTAATGGCCTAGCCCCCAGGCTCTGTGCAGGGACCATCGGCACCCTTGTACACAGCAGAGTCTTGCAG AGATGCCAGGATGCAGGCAAATATGAG GTGTCTGGGACCAGTCAGAAAGCTGAAGAGGGATCTTTACAGCATGTTGTGAATGAG ACGACAAAAGAGATGATAGCCCGCTCCTGTGCCACGATCGTCACGCACCCCTTCCATG TGATCACCTTGAGATGCATGGTCCAGTTTATCGGTAGAGAAACCAAGTACAG TGGAGTGTTTGATTCCATCGTCACTGTCTACAAGAATGAAGGAGTTCTGGGATTCTTTGC GGGCCTTATTCCTCGTCTGCTGGGTGACGTGCTCTCTCTGTGGATCTGCAACATGCTTGCCCACTTCATCAACACATACGCCATTGATGACTCA ATGAGTCACACAGGAGAAATAAAGAACTGCTCTCAGGCTGTGACTGGG TTCTTGGCCAGTATGCTCACATACCCCTTTGTTTTGGTGTCAAACCTCATGGCTGTCAATGACTGCGG GCTGGCTGGCGGCCTCCCTCCCTATGCTTCTATATATCCAACCTGGGTGGACTGCTGGAGTCACCTGAGCCTAGAG GGAAACATGAGCAGAGGCAACAGTTTATTTTTCCGGAAGCTGCCTGTGGGGAAGACGTATGCAATCGACCAGAAGAGATTTTTTTAA